The following are from one region of the Isoalcanivorax indicus genome:
- a CDS encoding ATP-binding protein: MHSIQTRLFLMLTATGIALVLVATVLYQLSLERSMQDYLSERERHRVQEVSERLAEYRAGGGRWPRAEHEWHRRGPGTPPRVPRYLLVLDNQRTPIYGDFELNPDDLTLVPIQHGEQVYGWVGYPQRTAPIQDAIDRQFRAQQLRTLALTTGITLLLALLGSWLLSRYLVRPITAIASMSRQMARGDFASRLPTERRDELGALSRDINHLASSLGQAARARDRWLADISHELRTPLAILQGEIEALVDGIRPADPKRLASLHHEILHLRRLIDDLHDLALADAGTLRYQMAPLDLAELVDEQVDLFEPRFRERRIAVQRDIAAPLPMDGDATRLRQLLANLLANSAKYTDEGGQARLRLRAHVGAGNQRWLELILDDSAPGVPDEALPRLFDHLFRAETASRNRALGGSGLGLSLARRIVEAHGGTIDASASPLGGVRITVSLPASA, translated from the coding sequence GTGCACAGTATCCAGACCCGCCTGTTCCTGATGTTGACCGCCACCGGCATTGCGCTGGTGCTGGTCGCGACAGTGCTGTACCAACTCAGCCTTGAGCGCAGCATGCAGGATTACCTGTCGGAACGTGAGCGCCATCGCGTGCAGGAGGTCAGCGAACGGCTGGCCGAATACCGTGCCGGAGGCGGCCGCTGGCCCCGCGCCGAGCACGAATGGCACCGGCGCGGGCCGGGGACGCCGCCGCGTGTTCCCCGTTACCTGCTGGTGCTCGACAACCAGCGCACACCGATTTATGGCGATTTCGAGCTCAACCCCGACGACCTGACACTGGTGCCGATACAGCACGGCGAGCAGGTGTACGGCTGGGTCGGCTACCCGCAACGCACCGCGCCGATCCAGGACGCCATAGATCGGCAGTTCCGCGCCCAGCAGTTGCGCACGCTGGCCCTGACCACCGGCATTACCCTGTTACTCGCCCTGCTCGGCTCCTGGCTGCTGTCGCGCTATCTGGTGCGGCCCATTACGGCGATTGCCTCCATGTCGCGACAAATGGCACGCGGCGATTTCGCCTCGCGCCTGCCGACCGAGCGCCGCGATGAACTGGGCGCACTCAGCCGCGACATCAACCACCTCGCCAGCAGTCTGGGCCAGGCCGCCCGCGCCCGGGACCGCTGGCTGGCGGATATTTCCCACGAACTGCGCACCCCGCTGGCCATTCTGCAGGGCGAAATCGAAGCCCTGGTGGACGGCATTCGCCCCGCCGACCCGAAACGCCTGGCCTCACTGCATCATGAAATCCTGCACCTGCGGCGGCTGATCGACGACCTGCACGATCTGGCCCTGGCGGATGCCGGCACACTGCGTTACCAGATGGCCCCGCTGGATCTGGCCGAACTGGTGGACGAGCAGGTCGACCTGTTCGAACCCCGCTTCCGCGAGCGCCGTATCGCCGTGCAGCGGGATATCGCCGCACCACTGCCCATGGACGGCGACGCCACCCGGCTACGCCAGCTGCTCGCCAACCTGCTGGCCAACAGCGCCAAGTACACGGATGAAGGCGGTCAGGCACGGCTGCGGCTGCGCGCCCACGTCGGCGCCGGTAACCAGCGCTGGCTGGAACTGATCCTGGACGATTCAGCACCGGGCGTCCCGGACGAGGCCCTGCCACGTCTGTTCGATCACCTGTTCCGGGCCGAAACCGCCTCACGCAACCGCGCCCTGGGCGGCTCCGGCCTCGGCCTGTCGCTGGCACGGCGAATCGTCGAAGCCCACGGCGGCACCATCGATGCCAGCGCCTCGCCGCTGGGCGGCGTGCGCATTACCGTATCCCTGCCTGCTTCGGCCTGA
- a CDS encoding response regulator: MARILIIEDEPKIASLLSDYLSHAGHDTAIAGTGEAGLAALREQRTDVVLLDLMLPDMDGLEVCKRLRTFTDTPVIMVTARVEEVDRLLGLELGADDYICKPFSPREVVARVKALLRRIDTLGQDKAGDAAASGLELDDNRIEVRYQGKAVTLTVVEFALLKTLASHPGHIRSRQQLIDRIYNDNRVVSDRTVDSHIKKLRRKLADAFPEVEFIHSIYGAGYRFELAPRDEAD, encoded by the coding sequence ATGGCACGCATACTGATCATCGAAGACGAACCGAAAATCGCCAGCCTGCTGTCGGACTATCTGAGCCATGCCGGGCACGACACCGCCATTGCCGGGACCGGCGAAGCGGGCCTGGCGGCACTGCGCGAGCAGCGCACCGACGTTGTGCTGCTGGACCTGATGTTGCCGGACATGGACGGCCTGGAGGTCTGCAAACGCCTGCGCACCTTCACCGATACGCCGGTGATCATGGTCACTGCCCGGGTGGAGGAAGTGGATCGCCTGCTGGGCCTGGAACTGGGCGCCGACGATTACATCTGCAAGCCCTTCAGCCCGCGCGAAGTGGTGGCACGGGTCAAAGCCCTGCTGCGCCGCATCGACACTCTGGGCCAGGACAAGGCCGGCGACGCAGCGGCCTCCGGCCTGGAGCTGGACGACAACCGTATCGAAGTCCGCTACCAGGGCAAGGCGGTGACCCTGACGGTGGTGGAATTTGCGCTGCTGAAGACACTGGCGTCTCACCCCGGCCACATCCGCTCACGCCAGCAATTGATCGACCGCATCTACAATGACAACCGCGTGGTCAGCGACCGCACCGTAGACAGTCACATCAAGAAGCTGCGCCGCAAACTGGCGGACGCCTTCCCCGAGGTGGAGTTCATTCATTCGATTTATGGCGCGGGTTACCGTTTCGAACTGGCACCGCGCGACGAGGCCGATTGA
- the aceF gene encoding dihydrolipoyllysine-residue acetyltransferase, protein MSSEVIKVPDTGSSDPVDVIEVSVKVGDTIAPEDTIVVLESDKATVEVPAPKGGKVSKLLVSVGDRVREGDPLLEVEAAADTAEDSKAETSKPDKQDESKPEPAPKAASSTKKTAAKTSGGSRDITVPDLGDIDAAELIELLVKEGDEVEAEQIIGVLESDKASLEIPSPAAGRISALAVKVGDRLSTGDALMTLSVSSSDDASDEASDDTPAASEPAPEAKTASRDTREQGKPEPRDAADTRMRGAEAGAPSGPVHAGPAVRKLARELGADLAKVSGTGPKGRILKEDVHAHVKALLTEKPAPAAGVPGAPLPEIDFSKFGEIEEREQSKLRRVAAANLHRSWITVPHVTQFDEADITDLEAFRQSENQRLAKSARGDAKPVKLTMLAFLVKACAVALREFPTFNSSLSASGETLILKRYIHIGVAVDTPNGLVVPVIRDADTKGILAIASEMGELAEKARNRKLTPGDMQGGSFSISSLGGIGGTAFTPIVNWPEVAILGVSRTQTKPVWDGKQFIPRDMLPLSLSYDHRVIDGADAARFTQFLAATLTDLRRALL, encoded by the coding sequence GTGAGCAGTGAAGTCATCAAGGTACCCGACACAGGCAGCAGTGATCCTGTTGATGTGATCGAGGTCTCCGTCAAGGTCGGCGATACCATTGCGCCGGAAGATACCATTGTGGTGCTGGAATCCGACAAGGCCACCGTGGAAGTGCCTGCCCCGAAGGGGGGCAAGGTCAGCAAGCTGCTGGTCAGCGTGGGCGATCGCGTGCGCGAAGGCGACCCGTTGCTGGAAGTGGAAGCCGCCGCTGACACCGCCGAAGACAGCAAGGCCGAAACCAGCAAGCCCGATAAACAGGACGAGAGCAAACCGGAGCCGGCCCCCAAGGCGGCCTCATCCACGAAAAAAACGGCCGCGAAAACATCAGGCGGCAGCCGCGACATCACCGTGCCGGATCTCGGCGATATCGACGCCGCCGAACTGATCGAGTTGCTGGTCAAGGAAGGCGATGAGGTCGAAGCCGAACAGATTATCGGCGTGCTGGAATCCGACAAGGCCTCGCTGGAAATTCCGTCCCCGGCCGCCGGCCGCATCAGTGCGCTGGCGGTGAAAGTCGGTGATCGCCTGAGCACCGGCGATGCCCTCATGACGCTGTCTGTTTCGTCCAGTGATGACGCCAGTGACGAAGCCAGTGACGACACACCGGCAGCCAGCGAACCCGCCCCGGAGGCGAAGACCGCCAGCCGCGACACCCGGGAACAAGGCAAGCCCGAGCCCCGGGATGCGGCGGATACGCGCATGCGGGGTGCCGAAGCGGGTGCGCCCTCCGGTCCCGTGCATGCGGGGCCTGCCGTGCGCAAACTGGCGCGGGAACTCGGCGCTGATCTGGCCAAGGTCTCCGGCACCGGCCCGAAAGGGCGCATCCTCAAGGAAGACGTTCATGCCCACGTCAAGGCGCTGCTGACCGAAAAGCCGGCGCCCGCTGCGGGTGTGCCCGGCGCCCCCTTGCCGGAGATCGACTTCAGCAAGTTTGGCGAGATCGAGGAACGCGAGCAGAGTAAATTGCGCCGCGTGGCGGCGGCCAATCTGCACCGCAGCTGGATCACGGTGCCGCATGTCACGCAGTTCGATGAAGCGGATATCACCGATCTTGAAGCGTTCCGGCAAAGCGAGAACCAGCGTCTCGCCAAGTCGGCGCGCGGCGATGCCAAACCCGTCAAGCTGACCATGCTGGCCTTTCTGGTGAAAGCCTGCGCGGTGGCCTTGCGCGAATTCCCTACCTTCAACAGTTCACTGTCGGCCTCGGGCGAAACCCTGATCCTGAAACGCTATATTCATATCGGCGTGGCGGTGGATACGCCCAACGGGCTGGTGGTGCCGGTGATTCGCGATGCCGATACCAAGGGTATCCTGGCCATCGCCAGCGAGATGGGCGAACTGGCGGAAAAGGCGCGCAACCGCAAGTTGACGCCCGGGGATATGCAGGGCGGCAGCTTCAGTATTTCCTCGCTGGGCGGTATCGGTGGCACGGCCTTTACGCCGATCGTCAACTGGCCCGAAGTGGCGATCCTGGGCGTGAGCCGTACGCAGACGAAGCCGGTGTGGGACGGCAAGCAATTCATCCCGCGCGACATGCTGCCGTTGTCACTGTCTTACGATCATCGTGTGATTGATGGGGCGGATGCAGCGCGCTTTACCCAGTTCCTGGCGGCGACGCTGACAGACTTGCGGAGGGCTTTGCTTTAA
- a CDS encoding TonB-dependent receptor plug domain-containing protein, with product MRRAHLFPAAMLLTLAVAPLASTASDLDTVHVTASRTSHLTDALPVGAVVLTAEDIRRMPVRSLADVLDTVGGVRASRLYGLGDSASTIDLMGFGASATQNTLVLLNGRRLNDIDMASVDFSAIPLAAIERIEILPGSGGVLYGSGASGGAINIVTRERYDDSLGVELGGGSFNTRSGNLWGTLGDDQTSALLSLRALNSDGYRDNNALRQRNAFADLRHREARSTWYLSVQADREELGLPGARLINPGTGLNEFRDDPRGAQTPNDYAEREGVTVMPGAAIALGQQVTLHLDTGVRRKWQTFFQDGFGSLSYGETEIRGYSLNPRLQGHLDLGSVQTHWTLGADYQDSDYQADRAVSQAAFPDPNERVTAGQRQSGYYLFLSSALTERLTATAGARQERVRQRFDTSAAPTERREDDLEMYEGGLVFSPLDHFSLFANAARTARVATLDEVVSVFAGSIDPLSPQTGEVYTSGMRWHDGRQRSMLTYWYARFDDEIIYDPVTFSNTNLDDRTRRRGVTLNSRWRLEEGLWMTFNATLQNAQFADGPFSNNQIPDVPRRSGYLQVDWEALPWLTFSGAQRYTGSRFYSEDNANSSQRQPSYRWTDLSATARYRHAYLRATVHNLQDRRVSDRGFFFNDGTNDVFGTYPLPGRYYLVSLGAEF from the coding sequence ATGCGCCGAGCGCACCTGTTCCCGGCGGCCATGCTGCTGACGCTGGCCGTAGCCCCCCTTGCCAGCACAGCCAGCGATCTCGATACCGTTCATGTCACTGCCTCGCGCACCAGTCACCTGACTGACGCCCTGCCCGTGGGCGCCGTGGTGCTGACCGCCGAGGACATCCGGCGCATGCCGGTGCGCAGTCTGGCGGACGTGCTGGACACGGTCGGCGGCGTGCGCGCAAGCCGGCTGTACGGTCTGGGCGACAGCGCCAGCACCATCGACCTGATGGGATTCGGCGCCAGCGCCACCCAGAACACCCTGGTGTTGCTCAATGGCCGTCGGCTGAATGACATCGACATGGCCAGCGTGGACTTCTCGGCCATTCCGCTGGCCGCCATCGAACGGATCGAAATCCTGCCTGGCAGTGGCGGTGTGCTGTATGGCAGTGGTGCCTCCGGCGGCGCCATCAATATCGTCACCCGTGAACGCTATGACGACAGCCTCGGGGTTGAACTCGGTGGCGGCAGTTTCAATACCCGCAGTGGCAACCTCTGGGGCACCCTGGGTGATGATCAGACCAGCGCCCTGCTGTCCCTGCGCGCGCTCAACAGCGACGGCTACCGGGACAACAACGCCCTGCGCCAGCGCAATGCCTTTGCCGACCTGCGCCACCGCGAAGCGCGCAGCACCTGGTACCTGAGCGTGCAGGCAGACCGCGAGGAACTGGGCCTGCCCGGCGCGCGGCTGATCAACCCGGGCACCGGCCTGAATGAATTCCGCGACGACCCGCGCGGCGCCCAGACCCCGAACGACTATGCCGAGCGCGAAGGCGTCACGGTAATGCCCGGCGCGGCCATCGCGCTGGGCCAGCAGGTCACCTTGCACCTGGACACCGGCGTGCGGCGCAAATGGCAGACCTTCTTCCAGGATGGCTTCGGCAGCCTGTCTTACGGTGAAACGGAGATCCGGGGCTACAGCCTCAATCCGCGCCTGCAGGGCCACCTGGATCTGGGGTCCGTGCAGACCCACTGGACGCTCGGCGCTGACTACCAGGACAGCGACTATCAGGCCGACCGCGCCGTATCACAGGCGGCGTTCCCCGACCCGAACGAACGCGTGACCGCCGGGCAACGGCAAAGCGGCTATTACCTGTTCCTGTCCAGCGCCCTGACCGAACGCCTCACCGCCACCGCCGGCGCTCGCCAGGAACGTGTACGGCAGCGTTTCGATACCAGCGCCGCGCCCACCGAGCGGCGCGAGGATGATCTGGAAATGTACGAAGGCGGCCTGGTGTTCAGCCCGCTGGACCATTTCAGTCTGTTCGCCAACGCAGCGCGTACCGCCCGGGTGGCCACCCTGGATGAAGTGGTTTCCGTTTTTGCCGGCAGCATTGACCCGCTGAGCCCACAGACCGGCGAGGTCTACACCAGCGGCATGCGCTGGCATGACGGCCGTCAGCGCTCGATGCTGACCTACTGGTATGCGCGCTTCGACGACGAAATCATTTATGACCCGGTCACCTTCAGCAACACCAACCTGGACGACCGCACCCGCCGACGCGGTGTGACCCTGAACAGTCGCTGGCGCCTGGAAGAAGGCCTCTGGATGACCTTCAACGCCACCCTGCAGAACGCCCAGTTTGCCGACGGCCCGTTCAGCAATAACCAGATTCCGGATGTGCCACGCCGCAGCGGCTACCTGCAGGTCGACTGGGAAGCCCTCCCCTGGCTGACATTCTCTGGCGCGCAGCGCTATACCGGCTCACGCTTCTACAGCGAAGACAACGCCAACAGCAGCCAGCGCCAACCGAGTTATCGCTGGACCGATCTCAGTGCCACGGCCCGCTACCGCCACGCCTATCTGCGCGCCACGGTGCATAACCTGCAGGATCGTCGCGTCAGCGATCGCGGCTTCTTCTTCAACGACGGCACCAACGATGTGTTCGGCACCTACCCGCTGCCGGGCCGCTATTACCTGGTCAGCCTCGGCGCGGAGTTCTGA
- a CDS encoding YkvA family protein codes for MASKGGFLRNRFLRFRREAVVLFYAFRHPLTPTHLKVASVLLALYLISPFDLIPIMIPFFGLLDDLIIVPLGVSMVAKRLPPEVYQQADQQAGRFIGRYIKRPLLFALVVLLALLLIWAGLLWLFWWLIWG; via the coding sequence ATGGCAAGTAAAGGGGGCTTCCTGCGCAACCGCTTCCTGCGTTTCCGTCGCGAAGCGGTGGTGCTGTTCTATGCGTTTCGCCATCCGCTGACACCAACACACCTGAAAGTCGCCAGCGTCTTGCTCGCGCTGTACCTGATCAGCCCGTTCGACCTGATTCCGATCATGATTCCGTTCTTCGGGTTACTGGATGACCTGATCATCGTGCCCCTGGGCGTATCCATGGTGGCCAAACGGCTACCGCCCGAGGTGTATCAACAGGCAGACCAGCAAGCCGGGCGCTTTATCGGCCGCTATATCAAACGCCCGCTGCTGTTCGCCCTGGTGGTGCTGCTGGCCCTGCTGCTGATCTGGGCCGGGCTCCTGTGGCTGTTCTGGTGGCTCATCTGGGGCTGA
- a CDS encoding Spy/CpxP family protein refolding chaperone, giving the protein MKHALIAGLSLFALSTVTFSGAALADRPVDRQAMMEQRFSHMAERLELTDNQREALRDIFTEQRQAMQQVRAETDSKVSSVLTAEQKDTMTAMREERRERWAERGERRGDREARGERRGRDGAYRGEKRGKRGERRSNG; this is encoded by the coding sequence ATGAAACATGCACTGATTGCTGGTCTGTCCCTGTTTGCACTCTCTACTGTTACCTTCTCGGGTGCGGCCCTGGCGGATCGCCCTGTGGATCGTCAGGCCATGATGGAGCAGCGCTTCAGCCATATGGCTGAACGACTCGAACTCACCGACAACCAGCGCGAAGCGCTGCGCGATATCTTTACCGAACAGCGTCAGGCCATGCAGCAGGTACGCGCTGAAACCGACAGCAAGGTGAGCAGTGTGCTGACCGCCGAGCAGAAAGACACCATGACGGCGATGCGCGAAGAGCGCCGCGAGCGTTGGGCCGAGCGCGGTGAACGCCGGGGCGACCGCGAAGCCCGAGGTGAGCGTCGCGGGCGAGATGGCGCCTATCGAGGAGAGAAACGCGGCAAGCGTGGCGAGCGTCGCAGTAACGGTTGA